CCCGACAGCGTCCAGTCGGCGGCGCTGCCGTTGGCGTTCATCTCCCGCAGCTCCGTGCGCGCGTAGTTGGAGTTCGGCGTGGTGACGCCCGCCTCCGGGTCCCAGAAGGTCATCGAACCGTCGTTGGCGTCGGTCCAGAAGTAGCTGGGGTTGGTGTAGCCGTTGGGGCCCTTGAGCTGCGCGGGCTGGATCGTGGTGGGGGAGCCCGGCGACCCGATCGGCAGCTGCAGCGACCAGATCGAGAGGTTGAAGTTGCCGCCGGGGGCGACGTTGGGGTTCAGCCCGCCGGCGGCGACGTCCACGTCGAGGTAGTCGAGGTTGGGCGGCCCGTTGGCGGTGGTGCCGGTGATGCGGATCTTGCTGGTCCCGGCGGCGATCGGGGCGGTGACCGCCTTGCTCGCCCAGGTGTCCCAGTTGGCGGTGGCCGGGAACGACAGCCCGGTCGCGATGGCGCTGCCGTTGAGGGCCACGGTGGAGGGCCGGTCGACGGCGGTGCCGTTGGCGTAGCGGATGGTGATCGTCGCCGTGCCCGCGCTCGCGGCGGTGACGGTGAACTCGACGTAGCTGCCGGTCACGTTGTCGGAGTTGACGTACGAGCTGCCGGAGTAACCGGTGTGCAGCGTCTCCAGGATGCCCTGCGAGATCGTGGCGTTCTCGGCCTCGTAGCGGATCGGTGCGGCGTGGGCGGGGGTGGCGACCGGGGCGAAGACCGCCACCGAGGCGGCGACGATCAACGCTGAGAGGCGGGTGTGGAACCTCATGAACCCTCCGTACTAACAGATAGGAAAGTTGCCTAACAAAAAGAGATGAGAACACCTGCTCCTATGCGTGTCAAGGGTGGGCATGCCTCGATCTCCGATCACCGGGTGACCGGATCGGTCCGGTGCGAGGCATGATGGTGCCTGTCGGGCCGAGGATCCGCGAGGAAGGATCGAGGCATGAAGAAGCGAGCACTCGTCGTCATCGACGTCCAGGAGTCATTCCGCCAGCGCGACAGCTGGGCGCTGAGCTCCAACCCGGAGATCGCCAAGCAGGTGACCCGGCTGGCCGAATCGTTCCGCGCCAATGGCGAGGCCGTGATCTGGGTCCTGCACTCGGAGCCCGGCACCGGCGGCGTCTTCGACCCCGCGCTCGGCTTCGTGCGGCTCTTCGACGGACTGGAGGCGCTGGCCGGGGAGCCGGTGCTGACGAAGACCGCCCACAACGCCTTCACCACCACCAACCTGCAGCAGCGCCTCACCGAGCAGGGGATCGGCGAGGTCGTCGTCTGCGGCATCCGCACCGAGCAGTGCGTCGAGACCACCGCCCGGCTCGCGTCCGACCTCGGCTACGACGTCACCTTCGTCACCGACGCCACCGCCACCCAGCCCATCGAGCACCGCGACGCACCGGCGGGCCGCTCCAACGCGGAGATCCTCGCCGACCCGCGTACCCTGCACACCGCGGAGATCCTGGCCCGCACCGAATACGCCCTGGCCGGACGCTTCGCCACCATCGCCACCGTCGAGGAGTTGACCGCCGCGTGACCAGGGTCGTCTTCCTGCTCGCCCCGCAGGTGCACCTGCTGGACCTGGCCGGCCCGGCGCAGGCGTTCTCGTCCGCGACCGACTACGGCCAGGACTACACGCTGCACTACGTGGGGGAGCAGGAGGACGTCCCGACGTCGCAGGGGGTCACCCTGCGCGCCCGTCTCGACTGGCCCGACCTCGACCCCGACGACCTGCTCGTCGTGCCCGGCTGGCGGTCGCGCACCCCGGCCCACCGGGGCAAGTTCGCCCGGCCGAACCTGGACCGGCTGCGGGCCCACCACGAGCGCGGCGGCACCGTCGCGAGCGTCTGTGCCGGAGCCTTCGCGCTCGCCGAGGCCGGGCTGCTCGCCGGTCGCCGCTGCACCACCCACCACGACCTGCAGGACGACCTCGCCGACCGCTTCCCCGCCGCGACGGTCGTGCGCGACGTGCTCTACGTCGTGGACGGCCGCGTCGTCACCTCCGCGGGCATCGCCAGCGGCATCGACCTCGCCCTGCACCTGCTCGCGCTGCGCCACGGGCCCGGCTTCGCCGCCCGCATCGCCCGCGAGATGGTCGTCTTCGCCCGCCGCAACGGCGAAGAACCGCAGGCCAGCGTCATGCTCCGGCACCGCGCGCACATCAGCGACGCCGTGCACCGGGTCCAGGACCTCATCGACGCCGGGTACGCCGACCGCCTCCCCCTGGCACAGCTCGCGAGTGCCGGCGGGGTCAGCGAACGGACCCTGACCCGGCTCTTCGGGCGGGCGGTGGGGATGACGCCGCTGCGTTACCAGCAGGAGCTGCGGCTGGAACGCGCCGAGCACCTGATCGGCCACGGCGCCACGGTCGAGTCGGCGGCCCGGGCGGTCGGCTTCGAGGACGCGAGGATGCTGCGCCGCCTGCGCAGCCGGGCGTGACGGCGCAGCGGCCGCCCGGTGCCTATGCCGGCGGGAAGGCGCAGAACTCGTTGCCCTCCGGATCCGCCATGATCCACCAATCGATGTCGGCGTCCGGTCCGCGCAGCACCGTGGCGCCGAGCCGGACCAGCCCGTCCGGGCTCGGCTCGGTGAGGCTGACCTCCCAGTAGAGCCGGTTCTTCGCGTTCTTCGGCTGGCCGGCCGGCTCGAAGGTCCAGGACGGCCAGGGAAATCCGGCAGCATCGACGATCCGGCTGCCGTCCATGACCCGGCCGGCGGTGACGGTGGCCCACCAGCCGGCGAGCGTGTTCGGATCGTCGCACTCGACGGTCAGCTCGCAGGCTTGTCGCGGCCGCCCCGCCGGGCCGTCGGTGAACCGGTGCGCCCGGAACGGATTGCCCTCGGGGTCGGCCAGGGTCCACCACGGGTGCGCGTCGCTCGGGTTGTCGTGGACCACCGCGCCGGCGGCGGTCAGGGCGGCGAGATCCTGATCGTGCAGCTCGATGCCGAGCCGCACCCGGACCGGGTGCGGTACCGGCTTTTCTGCGGGGCTGATCCAGATCGAGGTCTCGCCGTGGTGGCTGGGGATGTCGTCGATACGCGCGGTACCGTCACGCAGCTCGACGGGGGTGGCGTTCAGCGCGTTGGCCCAGAACCGCGCGAGCCTCGCCGGCCGGTACGCATCCAGGCTGATGGCTTTGAACTGTGCGAGGCTCATGATGGTGTCCCCTTGTCCGCGACGTCGTATCGCATCGTTATCCGACTATGGGAGCGTTCCCATAGCGAGACGCGCTCAAACTCCCGATGAAGCGGTGAAGCGCCGGTGCGCGTGAAGATGGCGGCAGGCCATAATGACCGGTACATACACCGACCGGAGGTTGCGATATGTCCCTGGCTGAGGCGTTCGAGCAGGCCCAGATCGACGTGAAGGCGCTGTCGAAGCGTCCCGACAACGACACCCTGCTGCGCCTGTACGCGCTCTACAAGCAGGGCACGCACGGCGACGCCACCGGATCCCGGCCCGGCGTGCTCGACTTCGTCGGCAGGTCCAAGTGGGACGCATGGCAGAAGCTCCAGGGCGAGAGCGCCCAGAATGCCCAGCAGCGCTACGTCGACCTCGTCACCGAGCTCCGCTCGGCCTGACCGACCGGCGCCGAGGGATCAGCCGCCGGTGCCGAACTCGGCGGCGAAGGCGGCGTGCACCGGCGTACCGGTGAGGTTGTCGTAGATCGCGAAGACGACCCGGTCGAAGGCCGGGACCTCCCGCAGCGCACCGGCGAACGCCGCCGCGACCACGGCCGGGTCGTTGCGGAACACCCCGCAGCCCCAGGCCCCGAGGACCAGCGTGCGGTGCCCGTGCGCGGCGGCGACCCGCAGCACCCGGACCGCCCGGCGCCGCAGCACCGCCGGGACCTCGGCGGCATCGTCGGGCTGGTTCCGAACGATCGCGCCCAGATTCGGCGCGGCCGCCACGAGGAACGACGTCAGGTACGGCTGCTCCAGCAGGTTGCCCTTGTCGTCGCGGAAGACCGGCACGCCCGGCGCGTAGATCACCTGGTCGGTGTAGCGCAGGTCGCGCTGCTCCCGATGCAGGCGGTAGAAGTCACCCGCGGCGAGCAGGCACGGGTAGAGCGCCGACGACCGGGCGATGCTCTCCTCCTGGGCCTTCGCCCCGCCCAGGAAGCCGCCACCGGGGTTCTTCGCCGACGCGAAGACCAGGCAGGCGGCGTCCGGTCCGGCCCGCCGGGCGGCGACGAGGGTCGACTCCCGGGTGACCTCGACGGCCGCCGTGACCGGTGCGGTCCCGGCGGAGGGCGGCTCGCCGTCGTGCGGGTAGAGCCTCGTCCCCGCGACTGCGGCGCGCACATCCCGGCCGATCGAGATCTCGGCACCGGCGTCGTTGGTGTAGGCGCCCCTGTCCGCGAACTCCACGGTCCGCCTGGCGATCTCGCGCAGGAGGCTGCTCACGGGCTGATCCGGGTATCACGATGTGACATTCCTGAACGCTAGGCAAGCCGGCCCCCGACGGCAACCGATTTGATCAGGAGCGGCCGATACCGTCCACGCCATGGCATTGCCTTCTCCGCTCGCTGGAAGGAGCGCGGTCCTCCAGGCCGCGCGGAACCACCCGTTCGCGCGCCTGCGGGCCCACGGGCAGAACCTCATCGGGTACGCCGGGGAGCGCTCGGTGGTGTGGACGGCCGAGAACGGGGGTGTGTCCAGCGTCTGCGCTGTCGGCGACCCGGACGAGATCCTCGCGATCTGTGCCGGGGCCGACCTGATCCGCGGTGCGGCGGTCCTCGAACTGCCCCATGTGGACATCGACATCCTGGCACCGCTGTTCCGCATCGAGAAGCACGACCACTGGTCGGTCCTGTGGACCCGGGAGCCGTCCCCGCACCACGACGCCGACGACCGCGTGGTGCTGCTCCCCGAGAGCGAGTACGCCGCGATCGACTCGCTGCTGGACATCGCCTTCCCCGCCACCCGCAACCGTCCGGGCCAGGGGCCGATCCGGCGCTGGTTCGGCATCCACGAGGACGGTCAGCTGGTCGCGGTAGGCGCCGACCGCAGCCGGAACGGCGTCGGCTACCTCGTCGCCATCGCGGTCCTGCCCAGCAGGCAGAGCCGCGGCCACGGCGCGGCGCTGACCCGGCGGATGACCCGTGAACTGCTCGGCGAGTTCGACATCTGCGCCCTCGGCGTGACCGCGGCCAACACCCGCGCCCGGCTCCTCTATCACCGGCTCGGCTTCACCGAGGGCATCGACCTGACCTCGGTGCGCCTCCGATGACCTGCTGCGCGCGGTCCGGCGCGCATCGGGCCGGGAGGGTCAGGCGGTGATCCAGGCGAGGATGTCCTTCGTGGCCGTGGCGAGCCGTTGGGCGTCGCCGGGATCGAGGGTCGACGTCTTCAGCGGCACCGGCTTGTGCCGGTCGATCGCGGTGAGCGGGGCATCGGGCGGGGTGTCGACCCAGCCGACGATGGGCCGCACGGATTCGGCGACGGGCCGGGCCGAGATACTCGCCGCGGCCCGGATGACTGCGCGGAGGACGACCGGGAGCGGAGTGAGGTCACCGCTTCTCGTGAAGCCGGGGTGGTAGAGCACGTAGCGCGCGCGGGAACCGGAGTGGGCAGCGAAGTCCACACCGAGCAGGTCGTTGGCGCGTCCGGCCTGGAGCTGGGCGGAGATCATCGAGTATCGGTCCGCCGACTGCAGATCGTCCCAGCGGATCGAGCCCTTGGTGGTGCCGACCCCCGCGACGTTGACGATGACCGGGGCGGGTGCCCGGTCCAGAGCGGCGCGCAGCCCATGGCTGAGCAGGTAGCGGCTGAGGTAGTAGAGCGCGAAGGTGGCCTCGAGCCCGTCGGCCGTGACGATCCGCTTCGGCGCCTGCCGGTTGGCGAAGAGGGCCAGGGCGTCGACGACCGGCCAGCGCCCCCGGACGGTGTCGATGACACCGTGGGTGCCGGCGACCGAGCTGAGATCGGCCTGGAGGAACTCGACGCGGTCCGCCGCCCCGATCTCGGCCGCCCGGGCCAGGAGTGCGCGCCCCTTGTCCGCGTTGCTGCCGATCGCGACGACCTGATCACCCCGCTCGGCCCGGGCGAGCACCAGAGCGCGTCCCATGCCGTCGGTGCCGCCGCTGACCACGATGACGCGCTTGTGTGACACGGATCCTCCTGGTTACCGGCGGTGCGTACGCTCATCCTCGGTAACCACCCAGGCCTGCGGAAGAAGGCAGTTTGATGTCTGCTGCGAACACCGATGTGCCCTCCCTGGTCAGCACCCGTCTCCCGAGCCCGGTGCCGTCGGCCGAGCACGACCAGTGCCCCGTCACGGAGATCCTGCGCCGGGTGGGGGACAAGTGGTCCGTCCTCGTCGTGGTCCTGCTCGGGCAGCGCACCTACCGCTTCAACGAGCTGCATCGGGGCATCGACGGGATCAGCCAGCGCATGCTGACGCGTACCCTGCGCGGTTTGGAATTGGATGGTCTGGTTCTCCGCACCGTCCATCCGAGCGTGCCGCCGAGCGTCGAGTACAGCCTCACGCCGCTGGGCAGCAGCCTGCTGCATCCGCTGTCGGCGCTCGCGGACTGGGCGTTGCGCCACCAGCTGGAGATCGCCGCGGTCCGCGGCCGTCCAGCACACGGCTCTGTCGGGCTGGCGGGTTACGGCCTGTCTCGAAGTCCTTCTGGATCATGAGACAGCGCCCTTCTCGGGCGTCCGCGCCTCACCCCTGGTGGGGTGGGTGTGGTTCCCGCGTCGTGGGGGCCGGTTTCACCCGCGCGGGTGCGCGGGCCAGTGCCTTCCCCTCGGCGGGCGTTGGTGACCGGGCCTCCTGCGTGGGGGTCCCGGGTCTGGGCGTGGTGCTGTTCGGCCCAGACGGCGAGGTTGACCGCGGCGTTGTGGTCCCGGTCGGCCTGGTACCCGCACGCGTTGCAGGTGAACACGCGTTGGCCGAGCGGTACGACGGACGCGACGGTGCGGCATGCACTGCAGGTCTTGGTCGACGGGTACCACCGGTCGACCAGGACCACCCGCCCGCCACGCCAGGCTTGTTTGTAGGTGACCTGGCGGGCGAGTTCGGCCCAGGCGGCGTCGGCGATAGCCGCAGCGAGGCGGTGATTCTGGAGCATGCCGGTGACGTTGAGGGTCTCCAGGGCGAGCCGGTCGTGGGTCTTGACCAGCTGGTTGGAGACCTGGTGCAGGAACCGCGCCCGGACCGCCCGCACGTAGGCGTGGTGGCCGGCCAGGCGGGCGGCGGTGTCGCGGCGGTTGGCGGAGCCGGGCTGCTTGCGGGAAAGGCTGCGGGCGAGGCGGCGCTGCCGAGCCATCCCGGCCCGGGCCGGGCGCGGCGAGTCGTCGATCCGCAGCACCTCCCGGCCGTCGGCGCGGGCGGCGACAACGAGCGCGCTCAGACCCCGGTCCATTCCCACCCACCCCCGGCCCTCCGTCCCGGCAGAACCGGCCTGCGTGTGCTGGTGGGCTTCGTGGAGATCCGCAGCTTCGCAGGTCAACACCACCGACCAGCGCCCGGCCCGGTAGGCCACAGTCGCGGACAGGACCCTCGCCCGGCCCTTGGACAGCATGCGCCGCAACCGACGTGTGTCCTCCCGCACCACCAGGACACCGATCCCGGGCAGGGTCACCGACCGCGGGCCGTCGTCGCCGACCCGGATACCCGGCCTGCCCGCAGTCGAGGTCTTGCACCGGATGCGGAACCCCGGCGGGACACGCCTCTTAGACTTGAACCTCGGGAACCCGACCCGCCGCCCCGCCCGGGCACCCGCCTTCGACCCCGTAAACGCCGCCAACGCGCGCCCGAGGTCGACCGCGGCCTCCTCGAACACCTGCTGACTGACCTCACCACGCCACACCAGACCCGTCGCCACGACCGAAACCGACCCGTCCCCAGCGGCGACCATCACCCGCCCGGCATCCCCGGACCGCTTCCACGCGTTGAACGCGTTGATCAAATCGAAGCCCGTCCACGGCACCTTCACCACACCACCACGGGCCTTGGCATCGAGGGCGTCCTTGACCAGGCGCAGGCACTGGTTGTACCCGAACCGGGATGCACCCGCATGCCGCCGCAGCAGTACCTCCTGCCCGGGTGTCGGGTCCACAGTGAACCGGAACGCGGTGAAACGAGCCACGACACGCACCATGCCACACACCACCGACAACAACACCACCTATGAAACACGCCATTGGCCCTTAGGGGAGTGTCTCGAAGTGCGTGTAGCCATTCGTTGATCGCGGTGATGTGGATCGTGGCGAGGTAGCGGGTGGCGAGCTTGTCGTAGCGAGTGGTCATGGTTCGGTTGTGTTTGAGCTGGTTGATGCCGCATTCGACGGCGTGCCGCTGTCGGTAGGTGACCGGGTTGAATGCGGGTGGGCGTCCGCCTCGGGAGCCTTTGGCTTGGCGGTGGGCGTCCGGGTCGATCTTCGATGGGATGCATGCCTTGATTCCGCGGCGGCGCAGCAGTTCCCGGTTGGCCCTCGATGTGTAGGCCCGGCCGGCCAGGACCAGGTCCGGCCGGATCCTGGGGCGCCATCGAGGGTGCGGGGCACCCGGATGCCGGCCAGGACCGCCGCGAACTGTGGGCTGCCGCCGCGATCGCCGGCGGTCAGCAGCATCGACAAGGGTCTGCGGCCCTGGTCGCAGGCCAGGTGCAGCTTCGTTCCACCCGCCGCGCGACCTGCCGAACGCGTGGTCGTCGGGTTCTCCGGTCGGCGGCTCAGCCTGCAAGAGGCCGTGCCTACGAGCGCCGGCGGCATGCTGGTGGGCTCGGACGGTCGTGGCGTCGACGCTGACATCCCACCCGATCAGCCCGGCCGCGTCCGCCCGGGCCTGTAGTCCGGTGACGAAGCGCTGCCATGTCCCGGCCCGCTGCCAGCGTCGGAACAGGCCGTACACGGCCTGCCATGATCCATAGCAGGCCGGGACGTCGCGCCACGGCGCGCCGACCCGGACCCGCCACCGTACGCCGTCTATCAGTTGCCGTCTGCTCCACGCCGACGGCCGACCCGGCCGGATACCCGCAGGCAGCAAGGGTGGCAGCAGCCGCCATCGCGCGTCGGTCAGGTCGTGCCGCCTCGTCACCGATAAGGTGTCCACCGAGGTCTCCGGTATTGCTGGTTCTTCTTCGTCGATGAACCTTCTACCGGAGACCTCGCTACTTATCGATCACCAACACACCGCAACTTCGAGACACTGCCTAGATCGGGTCGCGTCGACGGCCTTCGCCCTGTGGCCGCTACAGAAAGTGACCGCACCGGCTGGGGGACCTGACAGTGCGCGCGAGGCTTTGCTCTGCTTACACCGACGCATCGGCGGGAATGTCCGGACTCAGTGGTCGATGCGCAGGTGTAAGCAGAGCAAAGCCTCGCGCAGAGCACGGCCTGCCCCCACAGCTCGCAGTCACGTCCGGTAGCGGTCGTCGGCCGCGGAGGTGAGAGCGGCCCGTCGCGGAGCGGGTGCTCCGCGACGGGCCGGTCCGGCAGTGCCGGGTTACTGCCTGGTGAGAGTCACCGCGTCGATCGACAGCCACTGCCCGCCGCTGCCGGCGGAGTAGAGGCCGATCGTGAGCTGCCCGTTGGTGACCGGGATGCCGGAGATGACGACGGTCTGCCACTTCGGCCAGCCGAGCGCCGGAATCGGTGCGGTGAGCTCCGGCTGGGCGGTGCCGTAGTTCTTCGCGCTGAGGTAGGCGCTGCTCTGCCCGCCACCGCCGACCGCCTGGACCGTCAGGGTGTAGGTGCCGTTGGCGAGCCCGGTGACGGTCTGGTCGGTGAAGACCTCGAAGGCGCTCGCCTTGTAGTGGGTGAGCCGGTAGCCGCCGGTGACGCCGCCCGCCTCGGTGAAGTCGGCGTCGGCGGAGGTGCCGGTGCTCCCGGCCCACGTGCCCCAACCGGTCGGAGTCTGGGTGGCCCCGGCGGCGTCGAAGCCGGCGTTGGCGACGGCCGCCGCGGTCTCGGCGGCGTAGACCGGGGTCGGGGCCGTGCCGAGGTCCAGGTAGTCGACCTCGGTGAACCCCACCCCGCCCTGGCGCAGGCGGATCGTGTTGCTCCCGGCCGCGAGGGTCACCGGCAACAGCTGCGGGGTCGCCGCGAAGTTACCCCACGCCTCGGTACGCGGGAACGGCGCCACGAACCGCTGCACCCCGTTGACGAGCACGTCGAGCCTGCTCACGGCGCTGGTGCCGTTGGCGAAGCCGACCGCCATCCGGTATTCGCCGGCGCTCGGCACGGTCACCGAGAACTGGACGTAGTCGCCGGTGTTGTCGAGACCGCCGACATACTGGCCGCCGGACGCCGTGCCGGCGCTGCGGACCTGCCCGCCGGACCGGGTCGCCGACTCCGCCTCGTAGCGGGTCGTCGCCGGTGCGGTGATCTGGGTGACGGTGAGGTTGTCGATCGCCGCGAACCCGGTGGCTCCGGTCGGCAGGTGCAGCCCGACCTGCGCCGTGGCGGCCGTCGCGGTGAACTCGATCGACCGGTCGACCCACTGCCGGTTCGTGACGGCGTATGTGCCGACGGCGGAGGCGTAGCGGTTGTCGGCGAACAGGCGCGCCGTCTGATTGCCCTGGATGAAGGCGCTGACCCGGTAGGTCGCACCGGTCTGGAGGCCCCGAACGGTGGTGGAGAGCTTCGCCTCGGTGACGGACGCGTCGGTGACGACCGTGCCCTTCCAGGCTCCGGACTGGGCGGTGCCGTTGTTCTCGGCGTAGACGTTCGGGCTGCCGGGGTCCGTTCCGGGGGTCCAGATGCTCCACCCGGCGAGGCTGCCCTGCTCGAAGTCGGCGTTGTTGACGAAGACCCGCTTCTCCGGGTCGACCGTCTGGCCGTTGATGCTGAAGGCGGTGGCGGTGGTGCTGCCGCCCCGAGCCGTCACCTGAGCTGCGGTGTTGGCCTCATAGAGGCTGACGATGCTGTCCCAGGACTGGCTGACCGGGTAGCCGCTCTTGATGTTGGGCGGGAAACCGGTGGTGAGGTCGTTGATGTAACGCCCGGCGTTGTTGGCGTAGATGCGGTCCTTGAACTCCTGCGGCGTACCCGCCATGCCCTTGATGATGCCCATGAGCCCGGCGACGAACGAGGCCGTGCAGTCGGCGTCGTTGCCGATCAGCGACGCGATCTTCAGGCTGGTCAGGTAGTCGTTGTTGCCGTAGAGGATGGCGATGATCGCGGACCCGTTGTTGCGGTCCGGGATCGCCATCTCGTTGTCCTGGCCGTAGACGTTGCGGACGAACGTCATCAGCTGCGCCTGCGCCCACCGCCAGTCGGTCGGGTTCTGGTCGTGCAGGGCGACCACCCGCTGATAGACGGCGTAGGGCCAGCTGTCGCGGGGCAGCACGACCGAGGCGTTCGCGAGCACCGTGCGGGCGTCGGTGGCGAAGTACGCCTGGCTGTACATCGTGCCGAGCAGCTTCGCCCAGACGACGGAGTCGAACTCGCCGGTGACGGACCCGAAGCGGCCGACGAGGTCGCGGGCGGTGGCGGGCATCCCCGGTGCGACGAGGCCCAGGGTGTCGTTCTCGATGTAGGGCTCGGTGAGCCAGTAGTGCCGGTCGTACTCGGCCTGCCCGGTCAGCGGCGGGACGAGGCCGTCGTTGCGCATGGCGGCGTTGGCGATGTCGCCGGGACCCCAGTCGCCG
This portion of the Allocatelliglobosispora scoriae genome encodes:
- a CDS encoding polysaccharide lyase family 7 protein is translated as MRFHTRLSALIVAASVAVFAPVATPAHAAPIRYEAENATISQGILETLHTGYSGSSYVNSDNVTGSYVEFTVTAASAGTATITIRYANGTAVDRPSTVALNGSAIATGLSFPATANWDTWASKAVTAPIAAGTSKIRITGTTANGPPNLDYLDVDVAAGGLNPNVAPGGNFNLSIWSLQLPIGSPGSPTTIQPAQLKGPNGYTNPSYFWTDANDGSMTFWDPEAGVTTPNSNYARTELREMNANGSAADWTLSGNHTLSARLRVVSVTKSVCVGQVHLGSGGPSTKPLLELYYAANGDIALGTENSPDGGQTRHPVGHVALGTQWSYVINISGGRINLTINGTTTSYPIPSSFNQYRQYFKAGDYNQSSSSSTSNGAKVKFYALNVSHG
- a CDS encoding cysteine hydrolase family protein produces the protein MKKRALVVIDVQESFRQRDSWALSSNPEIAKQVTRLAESFRANGEAVIWVLHSEPGTGGVFDPALGFVRLFDGLEALAGEPVLTKTAHNAFTTTNLQQRLTEQGIGEVVVCGIRTEQCVETTARLASDLGYDVTFVTDATATQPIEHRDAPAGRSNAEILADPRTLHTAEILARTEYALAGRFATIATVEELTAA
- a CDS encoding GlxA family transcriptional regulator, producing MTRVVFLLAPQVHLLDLAGPAQAFSSATDYGQDYTLHYVGEQEDVPTSQGVTLRARLDWPDLDPDDLLVVPGWRSRTPAHRGKFARPNLDRLRAHHERGGTVASVCAGAFALAEAGLLAGRRCTTHHDLQDDLADRFPAATVVRDVLYVVDGRVVTSAGIASGIDLALHLLALRHGPGFAARIAREMVVFARRNGEEPQASVMLRHRAHISDAVHRVQDLIDAGYADRLPLAQLASAGGVSERTLTRLFGRAVGMTPLRYQQELRLERAEHLIGHGATVESAARAVGFEDARMLRRLRSRA
- a CDS encoding VOC family protein, whose translation is MSLAQFKAISLDAYRPARLARFWANALNATPVELRDGTARIDDIPSHHGETSIWISPAEKPVPHPVRVRLGIELHDQDLAALTAAGAVVHDNPSDAHPWWTLADPEGNPFRAHRFTDGPAGRPRQACELTVECDDPNTLAGWWATVTAGRVMDGSRIVDAAGFPWPSWTFEPAGQPKNAKNRLYWEVSLTEPSPDGLVRLGATVLRGPDADIDWWIMADPEGNEFCAFPPA
- a CDS encoding acyl-CoA-binding protein; translated protein: MSLAEAFEQAQIDVKALSKRPDNDTLLRLYALYKQGTHGDATGSRPGVLDFVGRSKWDAWQKLQGESAQNAQQRYVDLVTELRSA
- a CDS encoding TIGR02452 family protein, whose product is MSSLLREIARRTVEFADRGAYTNDAGAEISIGRDVRAAVAGTRLYPHDGEPPSAGTAPVTAAVEVTRESTLVAARRAGPDAACLVFASAKNPGGGFLGGAKAQEESIARSSALYPCLLAAGDFYRLHREQRDLRYTDQVIYAPGVPVFRDDKGNLLEQPYLTSFLVAAAPNLGAIVRNQPDDAAEVPAVLRRRAVRVLRVAAAHGHRTLVLGAWGCGVFRNDPAVVAAAFAGALREVPAFDRVVFAIYDNLTGTPVHAAFAAEFGTGG
- a CDS encoding GNAT family N-acetyltransferase, with the translated sequence MALPSPLAGRSAVLQAARNHPFARLRAHGQNLIGYAGERSVVWTAENGGVSSVCAVGDPDEILAICAGADLIRGAAVLELPHVDIDILAPLFRIEKHDHWSVLWTREPSPHHDADDRVVLLPESEYAAIDSLLDIAFPATRNRPGQGPIRRWFGIHEDGQLVAVGADRSRNGVGYLVAIAVLPSRQSRGHGAALTRRMTRELLGEFDICALGVTAANTRARLLYHRLGFTEGIDLTSVRLR
- a CDS encoding SDR family NAD(P)-dependent oxidoreductase; the protein is MSHKRVIVVSGGTDGMGRALVLARAERGDQVVAIGSNADKGRALLARAAEIGAADRVEFLQADLSSVAGTHGVIDTVRGRWPVVDALALFANRQAPKRIVTADGLEATFALYYLSRYLLSHGLRAALDRAPAPVIVNVAGVGTTKGSIRWDDLQSADRYSMISAQLQAGRANDLLGVDFAAHSGSRARYVLYHPGFTRSGDLTPLPVVLRAVIRAAASISARPVAESVRPIVGWVDTPPDAPLTAIDRHKPVPLKTSTLDPGDAQRLATATKDILAWITA
- a CDS encoding winged helix-turn-helix transcriptional regulator, with product MSAANTDVPSLVSTRLPSPVPSAEHDQCPVTEILRRVGDKWSVLVVVLLGQRTYRFNELHRGIDGISQRMLTRTLRGLELDGLVLRTVHPSVPPSVEYSLTPLGSSLLHPLSALADWALRHQLEIAAVRGRPAHGSVGLAGYGLSRSPSGS
- a CDS encoding RNA-guided endonuclease TnpB family protein; the protein is MARFTAFRFTVDPTPGQEVLLRRHAGASRFGYNQCLRLVKDALDAKARGGVVKVPWTGFDLINAFNAWKRSGDAGRVMVAAGDGSVSVVATGLVWRGEVSQQVFEEAAVDLGRALAAFTGSKAGARAGRRVGFPRFKSKRRVPPGFRIRCKTSTAGRPGIRVGDDGPRSVTLPGIGVLVVREDTRRLRRMLSKGRARVLSATVAYRAGRWSVVLTCEAADLHEAHQHTQAGSAGTEGRGWVGMDRGLSALVVAARADGREVLRIDDSPRPARAGMARQRRLARSLSRKQPGSANRRDTAARLAGHHAYVRAVRARFLHQVSNQLVKTHDRLALETLNVTGMLQNHRLAAAIADAAWAELARQVTYKQAWRGGRVVLVDRWYPSTKTCSACRTVASVVPLGQRVFTCNACGYQADRDHNAAVNLAVWAEQHHAQTRDPHAGGPVTNARRGEGTGPRTRAGETGPHDAGTTPTPPGVRRGRPRRALSHDPEGLRDRP
- a CDS encoding ADP-ribosylglycohydrolase family protein; amino-acid sequence: MRRTARTTTALILLSAAATLPVAAHPTGPAEAATLTLTRADYRDKTLAALLGQVGGVLTGFEYKSPSPEPTDVCFQPTYGPYSGDAPLSCWTPNGYPGYDRLGAPHFAAAETGSDDDYHIDLFNQLILSDHGPDASYQDIKDEWVAHNVGDWGPGDIANAAMRNDGLVPPLTGQAEYDRHYWLTEPYIENDTLGLVAPGMPATARDLVGRFGSVTGEFDSVVWAKLLGTMYSQAYFATDARTVLANASVVLPRDSWPYAVYQRVVALHDQNPTDWRWAQAQLMTFVRNVYGQDNEMAIPDRNNGSAIIAILYGNNDYLTSLKIASLIGNDADCTASFVAGLMGIIKGMAGTPQEFKDRIYANNAGRYINDLTTGFPPNIKSGYPVSQSWDSIVSLYEANTAAQVTARGGSTTATAFSINGQTVDPEKRVFVNNADFEQGSLAGWSIWTPGTDPGSPNVYAENNGTAQSGAWKGTVVTDASVTEAKLSTTVRGLQTGATYRVSAFIQGNQTARLFADNRYASAVGTYAVTNRQWVDRSIEFTATAATAQVGLHLPTGATGFAAIDNLTVTQITAPATTRYEAESATRSGGQVRSAGTASGGQYVGGLDNTGDYVQFSVTVPSAGEYRMAVGFANGTSAVSRLDVLVNGVQRFVAPFPRTEAWGNFAATPQLLPVTLAAGSNTIRLRQGGVGFTEVDYLDLGTAPTPVYAAETAAAVANAGFDAAGATQTPTGWGTWAGSTGTSADADFTEAGGVTGGYRLTHYKASAFEVFTDQTVTGLANGTYTLTVQAVGGGGQSSAYLSAKNYGTAQPELTAPIPALGWPKWQTVVISGIPVTNGQLTIGLYSAGSGGQWLSIDAVTLTRQ